In Leptospiraceae bacterium, one DNA window encodes the following:
- a CDS encoding type I CRISPR-associated protein Cas7: MNKKDENVKNRSELVFIYDVTDANPNGDVDENRPRIDDETRV, from the coding sequence ATGAATAAAAAAGATGAAAATGTTAAAAACAGATCAGAATTAGTTTTTATATATGATGTAACAGATGCTAATCCTAATGGAGATGTTGATGAAAACAGACCAAGGATTGATGACGAAACCAGAGTT